The proteins below come from a single Ananas comosus cultivar F153 unplaced genomic scaffold, ASM154086v1, whole genome shotgun sequence genomic window:
- the LOC109705770 gene encoding small heat shock protein, chloroplastic-like, translated as MAAAAAAVAVAPCAVIGQLSSLPRLHLHLHLHSMRAPNQIAAVIPSSSKARNWRSLIVASAAPGAIEKHDSSTGTALEQQPRRSPSALSSSRLIDPLSPVRTMRQMLEAMDRVFEDMMAFPGMRRSRSSSTSARDIWAPWDIMEDEKEVRMRFDMPGLSKEEVKVMVEDDVLVIQGKHKTDEKGNDGDSQGKTTEKDMWWKKRSYSSYDIRLMLPDYCDKSKVTAELKNGVLLVTIPKIPGTREVITVDVEG; from the exons AtggccgcagcagcagcagccgtcgccgtcgccccaTGTGCCGTCATCGGCCAGCTCTCGTCACTCCcccgcctccacctccacctccacctccactcgATGCGAGCGCCAAACCAAATCGCAGCCGTCATCCCAAGTTCTTCCAAAGCACGTAACTGGCGGTCCCTCATCGTTGCTTCTGCGGCGCCGGGGGCGATCGAAAAGCATGACAGCTCCACTGGCACCGCCCTGGAGCAGCAGCCGCGCCGCTCCCCCTCCGCCCTCTCTTCTTCTA GGCTGATCGATCCGCTATCGCCTGTGAGGACGATGAGGCAGATGTTGGAAGCGATGGACCGGGTGTTCGAGGATATGATGGCGTTCCCTGGGATGAGGAGAAGCCGATCATCGTCGACTTCGGCAAGGGATATATGGGCACCGTGGGACATCATGGAGGATGAGAAGGAGGTGCGAATGCGGTTCGACATGCCAGGGTTGTCCAAGGAGGAGGTTAAGGTGATGGTGGAGGACGACGTGCTCGTTATCCAGGGAAAGCACAAGACGGATGAAAAGGGGAACGACGGTGACAGCCAAGGGAAGACAACGGAG AAGGACATGTGGTGGAAAAAGCGGAGCTACAGCTCCTACGACATACGGCTTATGCTGCCGGATTACTGCGACAAAAGTAAGGTGACCGCAGAACTTAAGAACGGTGTGTTGCTGGTCACTATTCCCAAGATCCCAGGGACAAGGGAGGTCATCACCGTTGACGTGGAGGGATAA
- the LOC109705772 gene encoding tRNA (cytosine(34)-C(5))-methyltransferase-like: MGYRPCLSFSEEYRGEPPEGRRKYLLVVVAGGLNQQSNQIVGAIAIARILGAALVVPILQVNVVWGDKSGQFFQDIRSQLENDFMKSLQAEVTDDYEAEAIRPLSWYPGNVAWHLNFSRMQLRKNQALERFHEFLKQENEIGNITRQEAISMVPPLFLDVLPDHHILDNRR, translated from the exons ATGGGGTACCGGCCGTGCCTGAGCTTCAGCGAGGAGTACCGGGGGGAGCCGCCGGAGGGTCGCCGGAAGTACCTGCTGGTCGTCGTCGCCGGCGGGCTCAACCAACAAAGCAACCAAATCGTCGGCGCCATCGCCATCGCCCGCATCCTCGGCGCCGCCCTCGTCGTCCCCATCCTCCAAGTTAACGTCGTCTGGGGCGACAAGAG TGGCCAATTTTTTCAGGACATTCGATCACAGTTGGAAAATGACTTCATGAAATCACTGCAGGCTGAG GTAACAGATGATTATGAAGCGGAAGCTATTAGACCATTGTCATGGTATCCAGGGAACGTTGCATGGCATTTGAACTTTTCTCGTATGCAACTTAGGAAGAACCAGGCACTTGAGAG ATTCCATGAGTTTTTAAAGCAAGAGAATGAGATTGGAAACATAACAAGGCAAGAGGCTATCAGCATG GTTCCTCCACTTTTCCTTGATGTACTACCGGATCACCACATTCTTGACA ATCGGCGTTGA